A genomic region of Salinibacter pepae contains the following coding sequences:
- a CDS encoding TonB-dependent receptor encodes MSRMHTCKPPYHRHPFSGRWGVWGWGLLLLVYFGSVGPAPALAQPDAEEAVLRGFVRNEAGGRPLEGANVVVRRMSGAIEAAGAAAGRGFYQLSRIPPGRYRLRISFVGYRSYRDTLRLAPGARRTLSVELAAAPRQMDEVTVEGGQGVEDAEAGLRKIQPADVENIPTPGPGSDLASYLRSLPEVATTGDRGGRLYIRGGTPSQNLVLVDGTPIYKPFHIIGFYSAFPGRLVSSTNFHAGGFGAEHTGRISSVMDVQLRPGNTKQYQGSVGTGPFLASAHVEGPLQRGRKSFLVHARHSLIEQAGPTLLGQDAPYTFYDVTAKVHTQGASSQCSFTGVRTYDRGRIDPDTDASFRWDNTSVGGECLLFSAQSAQTLHLSFGTTHFNNRVRSPDGTVRTAGTWKVRTKFDLTQPAPWDGAIRWGGKVQVDDYGFGLDEPFLGFTSEDDFLLSASLYGDLEWKVDESLMVNPSVGAQSLFEWGSVSVDPRVQVAYQPWTERPATLTAALGVYQQIPTTVTDERDVGSTFRAWTPSPFENRPLRADHALLGWEQRLLSDIRLSVEGWYRRFQDLPVPRWTPLVRFNTNLVRADGTGYGVDLSLRYDRDPLRVDVTYGYGRVEYRASRDQLGAWVGDSVVEYSPPHDRRHKVGIVTSLDAGWGTASVRWQYGSGRPFTQVYGYDTLLEVRGLRDTPSDAVGVPRALFDRPYRARLPSYHRLDVSLGRSFDLGPDLGLSAEAGAMNAYNRSNVFYIDLFTLDRVDQLPIIPYLSLQVDIQ; translated from the coding sequence ATGTCACGGATGCACACGTGTAAGCCCCCTTACCACCGACACCCGTTCTCCGGGCGCTGGGGAGTGTGGGGATGGGGGCTTCTGTTGCTCGTGTATTTCGGGTCGGTGGGACCGGCGCCCGCCTTGGCGCAGCCGGATGCGGAGGAGGCCGTCCTTCGTGGATTCGTACGGAACGAGGCCGGGGGACGGCCTCTGGAAGGGGCAAACGTGGTGGTGCGTCGAATGTCGGGGGCGATTGAGGCGGCCGGGGCCGCCGCCGGCCGCGGGTTTTACCAGCTCTCGCGGATTCCGCCGGGCCGCTATCGCCTCCGGATTAGCTTTGTCGGCTACCGGTCCTACCGCGACACGCTTCGGCTTGCCCCGGGGGCCCGTCGGACGCTCTCGGTGGAGCTGGCGGCGGCGCCCCGCCAGATGGATGAGGTGACGGTTGAAGGGGGGCAAGGGGTCGAGGACGCCGAGGCAGGGCTCCGCAAGATCCAGCCCGCCGACGTGGAGAACATTCCCACCCCGGGGCCGGGAAGCGACCTTGCCTCCTACCTGCGCTCCCTCCCCGAGGTGGCAACGACGGGGGATCGGGGTGGGCGCCTGTACATTCGGGGCGGGACCCCGTCTCAGAATCTCGTCCTGGTGGACGGCACGCCGATCTACAAGCCGTTTCACATCATTGGGTTCTACTCGGCCTTCCCGGGCCGGCTCGTGTCGAGCACCAACTTCCACGCGGGGGGGTTTGGGGCGGAGCACACCGGGCGCATCTCGTCCGTCATGGACGTGCAACTCCGCCCGGGCAACACGAAGCAGTACCAGGGCAGTGTGGGCACCGGTCCGTTTTTGGCCTCGGCGCACGTGGAGGGCCCCCTGCAACGCGGTCGAAAATCGTTTCTGGTGCATGCCCGGCATTCCCTCATCGAGCAGGCGGGGCCAACCCTCCTGGGCCAGGACGCGCCCTACACGTTCTACGATGTAACTGCAAAGGTGCACACCCAGGGCGCCTCCAGCCAGTGCTCGTTTACCGGTGTGCGCACCTACGACCGGGGACGCATTGATCCCGACACGGACGCCTCCTTCCGCTGGGACAATACCTCCGTTGGGGGCGAATGCCTCCTGTTTAGTGCCCAGTCGGCCCAGACGCTGCACCTGAGTTTTGGCACGACGCACTTCAACAATCGCGTGCGGTCGCCCGACGGGACGGTTCGGACCGCGGGGACGTGGAAGGTCCGGACGAAATTTGACCTCACGCAACCGGCCCCCTGGGACGGTGCGATACGGTGGGGCGGGAAGGTGCAGGTGGATGATTACGGGTTCGGATTGGACGAGCCGTTCTTGGGGTTCACCAGCGAGGACGACTTTCTGCTCAGTGCGTCCCTGTATGGGGATCTCGAATGGAAGGTAGACGAGTCGCTCATGGTCAACCCGAGTGTCGGGGCCCAGTCGCTTTTCGAGTGGGGAAGCGTGTCCGTCGACCCTCGCGTGCAGGTGGCGTACCAACCGTGGACGGAGCGGCCGGCGACGCTCACCGCGGCCCTCGGCGTCTATCAGCAGATCCCGACCACCGTGACCGACGAGCGGGATGTGGGCTCCACGTTTCGCGCCTGGACCCCCAGCCCGTTCGAGAACCGTCCCCTTCGTGCCGACCATGCCCTGCTCGGGTGGGAGCAGCGGCTTCTGTCCGACATTCGCCTCTCGGTCGAAGGGTGGTACCGGCGATTTCAGGATCTTCCCGTGCCGCGGTGGACGCCCCTCGTCCGATTCAACACCAACCTGGTGCGGGCGGACGGCACCGGGTACGGGGTGGATCTGTCCCTGCGGTACGACCGGGACCCGCTCCGGGTCGACGTGACGTACGGGTACGGGCGGGTCGAGTACCGGGCCTCCCGGGACCAGCTCGGGGCCTGGGTCGGCGATTCCGTCGTGGAATACTCGCCCCCGCACGACCGGCGGCACAAGGTGGGCATCGTCACGTCCCTGGATGCGGGCTGGGGCACGGCCTCCGTGCGGTGGCAGTACGGGTCTGGACGCCCGTTCACGCAGGTGTACGGGTACGACACGTTGCTCGAAGTGCGGGGGCTTCGGGACACGCCGTCCGACGCCGTGGGGGTGCCCCGGGCCCTCTTTGATCGGCCGTACCGGGCACGCCTGCCAAGCTACCACCGGCTCGACGTGTCGCTGGGGCGCTCGTTCGACCTGGGCCCGGACTTGGGCCTGTCGGCCGAAGCAGGGGCCATGAACGCGTACAACCGATCCAACGTGTTCTACATTGACCTCTTTACGCTCGACCGAGTCGACCAGCTTCCCATTATCCCGTACCTGTCCCTCCAGGTTGACATCCAGTAA
- a CDS encoding fasciclin domain-containing protein gives MRHRYHTLLLLCAAAALALAGCDQSSQKASPENANRYIITQNNSASGNAATGSFSGANVVNVPDTVDYYMQGYTVNKDYTWTVNGSSDLPTAASSDQTYEWQSRGGEFITVVYGPGDPIATTSGMSASTNSIQVNASNDDINAETIEVSAAVTDSISGQIGRFGAFSTLTSLAASSGIADVLSQEGPSFTLFAPSEAAFAALDNVPTQAVDDDEDATSSVRADILKYHAIQGDSLTASDLPANDVETLLGSETVSVTADLVSQANIPATNGVIHKLDGAPLLPPTASVDFTNRTLADTSATQGDTLTVDGVYVPESGGFIVLHDQQELQNDGPVASTVGVSKYIEGPAVANGVKVALDEDLSGDVTLGAMPHDDTNNNQTYDFTGADGPDTPYTLNGNVVIDFGDIVVESTD, from the coding sequence ATGAGACATCGATATCACACACTTCTTCTGCTCTGTGCGGCCGCCGCACTGGCGCTTGCGGGCTGCGACCAGAGCTCGCAGAAAGCAAGCCCGGAGAACGCAAATCGGTACATCATTACCCAGAACAATTCGGCCTCCGGGAACGCAGCCACCGGATCCTTCTCCGGCGCAAATGTGGTGAACGTACCCGATACGGTGGACTACTACATGCAGGGATACACCGTCAATAAGGACTATACCTGGACGGTGAACGGATCGTCGGACCTTCCCACGGCGGCCAGCTCCGATCAGACCTACGAGTGGCAGAGTCGTGGCGGCGAATTCATCACGGTCGTATACGGGCCGGGCGACCCCATTGCGACCACGTCGGGCATGAGCGCGAGCACGAACTCGATTCAGGTGAATGCGAGCAACGACGACATCAACGCCGAGACGATCGAGGTCTCTGCGGCGGTGACCGATAGCATCAGCGGCCAGATCGGACGCTTCGGGGCCTTCTCGACCCTCACGAGCCTGGCCGCCTCCTCCGGCATTGCGGACGTGCTCAGCCAGGAGGGGCCGTCCTTCACGTTGTTTGCGCCGTCTGAGGCGGCGTTTGCGGCGCTCGACAACGTGCCGACGCAGGCCGTGGACGACGATGAGGACGCCACTTCGAGCGTCCGTGCCGACATCCTGAAGTACCACGCCATCCAGGGCGATAGCCTGACGGCGAGCGACCTGCCGGCAAACGATGTGGAAACGCTGCTCGGCAGTGAGACCGTTTCTGTGACCGCCGACCTGGTTTCGCAGGCCAACATTCCGGCCACGAATGGCGTGATTCACAAGCTGGACGGTGCGCCTCTTCTTCCGCCCACCGCATCGGTGGACTTCACGAATCGGACGTTGGCGGATACATCTGCAACACAGGGCGACACCCTTACGGTTGATGGTGTCTATGTCCCGGAGAGTGGAGGCTTCATTGTTCTGCACGACCAGCAGGAGCTTCAAAACGACGGGCCTGTTGCCAGCACCGTCGGGGTTTCTAAGTACATCGAAGGTCCAGCAGTCGCAAACGGTGTAAAGGTGGCCCTTGACGAGGACCTGAGTGGGGATGTCACTCTTGGTGCCATGCCGCACGACGACACGAATAATAATCAGACTTATGACTTTACTGGTGCGGACGGACCCGACACCCCATACACATTGAATGGAAACGTGGTGATTGACTTTGGAGACATTGTGGTAGAGTCCACCGACTGA
- a CDS encoding SusD/RagB family nutrient-binding outer membrane lipoprotein — protein sequence MRRHATLTLLVAGGLSLLLALGGCDSLTSYNENPNEATSANPNNLLANAQRYLSGEVYAGTNMMRRSNVWAQYTTQNFYPSESRYSPVDYPWTGFYTRLTDLKTAKQIAKERPGTVQNQGNFQAVATIMQTWAFQILTDAYGDIPFAEALQQRENQSPAYTAQADIYPALVDSLNTALDKINTGAAGPSGDLVNGGNMEMWQKFANGLKMRIALRGYELDANWGDLGGPGDIISNAVDPNTNGEPLTSNADNVYFQFGTSATHRNTYYENREVDFRDDFDGSARFIDFMKDKYGGTADPRLDAYFEQTSNSGRPCEDGSGEYEGFPFALEQGDAQGLYGANPTCGFSRPEAWFPNGPSGEGDSFAPMMYYDEVLLTKAWAADEGLISGTPQELIADAIEASVNFYGNQTSADISGSSSATQNYISQVQSDFGSNPKQVIGEQRYISFYMHNIQGWSTWRRFDFENVLGGPEGGVAGGFDSYAPLRVPYPSSEANLNGQNYTAAANKCSGDFQGSSGSEGGAQNEDEDCRVAWDVDGPPSANAYSAD from the coding sequence ATGAGACGCCACGCTACACTGACACTACTCGTCGCCGGCGGGCTTTCGCTCCTTCTGGCCCTGGGGGGCTGCGACAGCCTCACGAGCTACAACGAAAATCCCAACGAGGCCACGTCGGCAAACCCCAACAATCTCCTCGCCAACGCCCAGCGTTACCTGTCGGGCGAGGTGTACGCCGGAACCAACATGATGCGCCGCTCCAACGTGTGGGCGCAGTACACCACCCAAAACTTCTACCCGTCGGAGAGCCGCTACTCCCCGGTGGATTACCCGTGGACGGGCTTCTACACGCGGCTGACTGATCTCAAGACGGCCAAGCAGATTGCGAAGGAGCGGCCGGGCACGGTCCAGAATCAGGGCAATTTCCAGGCGGTCGCCACGATCATGCAGACGTGGGCCTTTCAGATCCTGACTGACGCGTACGGGGACATTCCCTTTGCCGAGGCCCTCCAGCAGCGTGAAAACCAGTCGCCGGCCTACACGGCCCAGGCGGACATCTACCCGGCGCTGGTGGACAGCCTGAACACGGCGCTGGACAAGATCAATACAGGGGCCGCCGGCCCGTCCGGCGATCTGGTGAACGGGGGCAACATGGAAATGTGGCAGAAATTCGCCAACGGGCTGAAGATGCGAATTGCCCTGCGCGGCTACGAGCTCGACGCGAACTGGGGCGATCTGGGAGGGCCGGGCGACATTATCTCGAACGCGGTGGACCCGAACACGAATGGGGAGCCGCTCACCAGCAACGCCGACAATGTGTACTTCCAGTTCGGCACGAGTGCGACCCATCGAAACACCTACTACGAGAACCGAGAGGTTGACTTTCGGGACGACTTCGACGGGTCGGCGCGCTTCATCGATTTCATGAAGGACAAGTACGGCGGTACGGCGGATCCTCGCCTGGACGCGTACTTCGAGCAGACGTCGAACTCCGGGCGTCCCTGTGAGGACGGAAGCGGCGAGTACGAAGGATTTCCGTTTGCCCTTGAGCAGGGGGATGCCCAGGGACTGTATGGGGCAAACCCGACCTGTGGGTTCTCGCGGCCGGAGGCGTGGTTCCCGAACGGACCCAGCGGCGAGGGGGACTCCTTCGCCCCGATGATGTACTACGATGAGGTCCTCCTGACCAAAGCATGGGCTGCCGACGAAGGCCTGATTTCGGGCACCCCGCAGGAACTGATCGCCGACGCGATTGAGGCGTCCGTCAATTTCTACGGGAATCAGACCAGCGCCGACATCTCGGGCTCGAGCAGTGCGACACAGAACTACATCTCACAGGTGCAGAGTGACTTTGGCTCGAATCCCAAACAGGTGATCGGGGAGCAGCGCTACATCTCCTTCTACATGCACAACATTCAGGGCTGGTCGACCTGGCGGCGGTTCGACTTCGAGAACGTACTCGGTGGCCCCGAAGGTGGCGTGGCCGGTGGGTTCGATTCCTACGCCCCGCTCCGCGTGCCGTACCCGTCGTCGGAGGCCAACCTGAATGGTCAGAACTATACCGCCGCCGCCAACAAGTGCAGTGGAGACTTTCAGGGCTCAAGCGGTTCCGAGGGCGGTGCGCAGAATGAGGACGAAGACTGCCGGGTCGCCTGGGACGTAGACGGTCCCCCGTCGGCCAACGCGTACAGCGCCGACTAG
- a CDS encoding SusC/RagA family TonB-linked outer membrane protein, with product MFRKLLSVLAGLLLLLPATVLAQDTGTVAGTVIDSTTSQTLPGVNVTVQGLNIGAATGPNGQFEISGVPVGEQVLQASFVGYTRKNIPVEVEAGETTNVNVRLAPQAVGLEDVVVTALGVEREERAVSSSVQQVDGADLDATDNANFVNSLRGKVSGANIRSSSTMGGSSNIVLRGYSSISGDNQPLIVIDGIVVSNRSRQSGGGTVEGNGGFDFGNAASSLNPSNIKSVSVLKGPSAAALYGSRGANGVIQITTKDGSSLDDEIGVSFSSSVSMSQAYEFVDYQNKYGGGAPSSTFSTLDGDFKKPDGDQYVVQYAVDESWGPRLDGRPVRQWYSWDDVNGLQGQATPWEAHPDAVKDFMDTGAVFTNNVALSQQTESLNYRLGLTSRNQGSVMPNGSMDRYQVNFNGSIDLSDDLRATTFAKYSYQDVKARSGMGYGFEENPFAAFNTFTQRQLDYGPDSYMRDYQRTNGQQRGWNYAGVSGAQGPVTQFQYTDNPYVNRYANFQQDDEQRLLGKAEVAYDIVPNLTGTATVSTDFRTHRFSDRRSDISTGAPGSFSEDVIEEQETRSSLRFDYSRSLTDQVDLTSFVAGQVRYETFEQNLGSTQNGLAAPNVFTLQNSVGRPDVEETLRESMVYSTYGLVSLGYQDIVFLEGTLRNDWSSTLPADNNSYLYPSISGNLIFTGLDALQDQDILSFGKVRASWARVGQDTDPYRLGVTYPGSTPFQGQALQNVQRSANNPDLKPERTTGIEFGADLRFFDERVNLSTTYYRDVTKDQILAVDVSGASGIGSSLINAGEVSNRGLEASLTVTPVLQEDLQWDVTANFNKNVNKVVDLAEGLDTYNLTSGGVIFGPTIQAREGEAYGAMVQPSLRRDANGDVVFQRNGVPQTTNSPQVVGNFQPDWTGGLSTTVSYKGVTLSAVVDGQVGGDVYSLSNKFGTYSGLVESTVANNQRETGVIPEGVVVDDATPNENGNYDVEGTDFGEAVGRIPAASYWKNWFSAGGGDQFIYDATHAKLQELAITYSLPQRWFNDFALRRASVSLTGSNLMFLYKEAPNIDPSVTLGAGNVQGVESAQIPPQRQYTFRVNLSF from the coding sequence ATGTTTCGAAAGCTACTATCTGTGCTTGCAGGTCTGTTGCTGTTGCTCCCGGCAACTGTGCTGGCCCAAGACACCGGTACCGTTGCGGGCACCGTCATCGATAGCACCACCTCCCAGACCCTCCCGGGCGTCAACGTGACGGTCCAGGGCCTCAACATTGGGGCCGCCACCGGGCCGAATGGGCAGTTCGAAATCTCCGGCGTGCCGGTCGGGGAGCAGGTCCTTCAGGCGTCTTTCGTCGGGTACACCCGGAAGAACATCCCGGTGGAGGTGGAGGCCGGCGAAACGACGAACGTGAACGTGCGCCTGGCACCCCAGGCGGTCGGCCTTGAGGACGTCGTGGTGACGGCCCTGGGCGTAGAGCGCGAGGAGCGCGCCGTGTCGTCGTCCGTGCAGCAGGTGGACGGGGCGGACCTTGACGCCACGGACAACGCCAACTTTGTCAACTCCCTTCGCGGGAAGGTCTCCGGGGCGAACATCCGATCGTCCAGCACGATGGGCGGGTCCTCAAACATCGTCCTGCGCGGCTACAGCTCGATCAGCGGCGACAACCAGCCGCTCATCGTGATTGATGGCATCGTGGTGTCCAATCGCTCGCGCCAGAGCGGCGGGGGCACCGTTGAGGGGAACGGCGGGTTTGACTTCGGAAACGCCGCCTCGTCCCTGAATCCCAGCAACATCAAGTCGGTCTCGGTCCTGAAGGGCCCGTCGGCCGCGGCGCTGTACGGATCCCGGGGCGCGAACGGCGTCATTCAGATCACGACGAAGGATGGGTCCAGTCTCGATGACGAGATCGGGGTCTCCTTCTCCTCCAGCGTCAGCATGAGTCAGGCGTACGAGTTCGTGGACTACCAGAACAAGTACGGCGGCGGGGCGCCGAGCTCCACGTTCTCGACCCTGGACGGGGACTTCAAGAAGCCGGACGGCGATCAGTACGTCGTGCAGTACGCCGTGGACGAGTCCTGGGGGCCGCGCCTCGACGGGCGCCCGGTCCGGCAGTGGTACAGCTGGGACGACGTGAACGGGCTGCAGGGACAGGCAACTCCCTGGGAGGCCCACCCGGACGCCGTGAAGGATTTCATGGATACGGGGGCTGTGTTTACCAACAACGTCGCCCTGTCGCAGCAGACCGAGTCGTTGAACTACCGGCTGGGACTCACCAGTCGCAACCAGGGCAGCGTGATGCCGAACGGCTCGATGGATCGCTACCAGGTGAACTTTAACGGGTCGATCGACCTGAGTGACGATCTCCGGGCGACGACCTTCGCGAAGTACAGCTACCAGGACGTAAAGGCGCGGTCCGGGATGGGGTACGGGTTTGAGGAAAATCCCTTCGCCGCGTTCAATACCTTTACGCAGCGGCAGCTCGACTACGGGCCGGACAGCTACATGCGCGACTACCAGCGCACGAACGGCCAGCAGCGCGGGTGGAACTACGCCGGCGTCTCCGGGGCACAGGGGCCGGTGACCCAGTTCCAGTACACCGACAATCCATATGTGAACCGGTACGCAAACTTCCAGCAGGACGACGAGCAGCGCCTGCTCGGGAAGGCCGAGGTGGCCTACGACATCGTGCCGAACCTGACGGGAACGGCTACGGTCTCTACCGACTTCCGAACGCACCGGTTTAGCGACCGCCGCTCCGACATCTCTACCGGAGCCCCTGGGTCCTTTAGCGAGGACGTGATCGAAGAGCAGGAGACGAGATCCTCGCTCCGGTTTGACTACTCGCGGTCCCTGACGGATCAGGTGGACCTGACTTCCTTCGTGGCCGGACAGGTGCGGTACGAGACCTTCGAGCAGAACCTGGGCTCGACCCAGAACGGGCTCGCCGCGCCGAACGTGTTTACGCTTCAGAATTCCGTCGGCCGGCCCGATGTGGAGGAGACGCTTCGAGAGAGCATGGTCTACAGTACCTATGGGCTCGTCAGCCTGGGCTACCAGGACATCGTGTTCCTGGAGGGAACGCTCCGGAACGACTGGTCGTCCACGCTCCCGGCCGACAACAACTCGTACCTGTACCCGTCAATCTCGGGAAACCTGATCTTCACGGGCCTGGATGCGCTTCAGGATCAGGACATCCTGTCGTTCGGAAAGGTGCGGGCGAGCTGGGCCCGCGTCGGGCAGGACACCGACCCGTATCGTCTCGGCGTCACGTACCCGGGCAGCACTCCCTTCCAGGGGCAAGCCCTTCAGAACGTGCAGCGGTCGGCCAACAATCCGGACCTGAAGCCGGAGCGGACGACGGGCATCGAATTCGGTGCGGACCTGCGCTTCTTCGACGAGCGGGTCAACCTGAGCACGACGTACTACCGCGACGTGACGAAGGATCAGATCCTTGCGGTGGATGTCTCGGGCGCCTCCGGCATCGGATCGTCCCTCATCAACGCCGGGGAGGTGTCGAACCGGGGTCTGGAGGCCAGCCTGACGGTGACGCCGGTCCTGCAGGAAGATCTGCAGTGGGATGTGACGGCCAACTTCAACAAGAACGTGAACAAGGTCGTCGACCTGGCCGAGGGGCTGGACACCTACAACCTGACCTCCGGAGGCGTGATCTTCGGCCCGACGATTCAGGCCCGGGAAGGTGAGGCCTACGGGGCGATGGTGCAGCCGTCCCTGCGCCGCGACGCGAACGGCGACGTGGTGTTCCAGCGGAACGGCGTTCCGCAGACGACGAACAGTCCGCAGGTCGTGGGGAACTTCCAGCCGGACTGGACCGGGGGGCTGTCGACCACGGTGTCCTACAAGGGCGTCACGCTCAGTGCCGTCGTCGACGGGCAGGTGGGCGGCGACGTGTACTCCCTCTCCAACAAGTTCGGGACCTACAGTGGGCTTGTGGAGTCGACGGTCGCCAACAATCAGCGTGAGACGGGTGTCATCCCGGAAGGTGTCGTGGTGGATGATGCCACCCCGAACGAGAACGGCAACTACGACGTCGAGGGCACGGACTTCGGCGAGGCCGTGGGGCGCATCCCGGCGGCGAGCTACTGGAAGAACTGGTTCTCCGCGGGCGGAGGCGATCAGTTCATCTACGACGCGACGCACGCCAAGCTGCAGGAGCTGGCGATCACCTACAGCCTCCCGCAGCGCTGGTTTAACGACTTTGCGCTCCGGCGGGCCAGTGTGTCCCTTACCGGCAGCAACCTGATGTTCCTCTACAAGGAGGCCCCCAACATCGACCCTTCGGTCACGCTCGGGGCCGGAAACGTTCAGGGCGTCGAGTCGGCCCAGATTCCGCCCCAGCGTCAGTACACCTTCCGCGTGAACCTGAGCTTCTAA
- a CDS encoding choice-of-anchor D domain-containing protein, with protein sequence MNIVKRCLTLTLVVLVSVSMMGCFDQVVEPEYDGPPKVQFDPTSDAVLDDVGAVPLNIQLIAPQQSSDSQFPVTVVDTGDIATTLPSDEYELLTETATIPADSSFGTVQVRIDSSGIPPGDTRLLTLALEESSNSDIVPATNFQFFQLTVAGRSADVGPDPASVTFDTTEAGSTARDTFAVVNEGSAPSDVSNLAVSGADAGRFSIEAPAEDSFTLPPGESQDVVVDFAPESALAADTVDYEGSVDFQFTNSAGATEASAELTGTGVPSSP encoded by the coding sequence ATGAACATCGTTAAACGTTGCCTTACGCTTACCCTGGTTGTGCTTGTCTCTGTGAGCATGATGGGGTGCTTCGACCAAGTTGTTGAGCCCGAGTATGATGGGCCTCCGAAGGTTCAGTTTGATCCAACCAGTGACGCTGTCCTTGATGACGTGGGCGCTGTACCTCTTAACATCCAGCTCATTGCCCCGCAACAGTCCAGTGATAGTCAGTTTCCGGTCACCGTTGTTGACACGGGAGACATTGCGACGACACTGCCATCTGACGAATACGAACTGCTGACTGAAACTGCCACGATCCCTGCCGACAGTAGCTTCGGTACTGTACAGGTCCGCATCGACTCGTCCGGGATTCCACCGGGGGACACGCGGCTCTTGACGCTGGCCCTGGAAGAGAGTTCAAACAGTGACATCGTCCCGGCGACCAACTTCCAGTTTTTTCAGCTTACGGTCGCTGGGCGCTCGGCTGATGTTGGTCCGGACCCAGCCTCCGTTACCTTCGACACTACGGAGGCCGGTTCCACGGCCCGGGACACGTTTGCTGTTGTCAACGAAGGTAGCGCCCCCTCCGACGTCAGTAATCTGGCTGTCTCGGGGGCGGATGCGGGTCGCTTTAGCATCGAAGCACCGGCGGAGGATTCGTTTACGCTTCCGCCCGGCGAAAGCCAGGATGTCGTTGTTGATTTTGCGCCTGAGTCCGCCCTCGCCGCCGATACCGTTGACTACGAGGGATCGGTTGACTTCCAGTTCACGAACAGTGCGGGTGCCACGGAAGCCAGTGCGGAACTGACAGGAACTGGCGTTCCGTCAAGTCCCTGA
- a CDS encoding RagB/SusD family nutrient uptake outer membrane protein, with amino-acid sequence MTSFLVGERWEGDSLIFHVHLRMPSTDFLSIPMRITQLSLRTVLVGLIGLALSFVLASCDNLLDVSPQQEVEPSQAFQSEGGFESTLSSVYDDLQDPGYYAQFYMLYPEALADNAINLSGVARYDGPPRNAAREHLNRWGAHYESINKANVLLSEIGSFEADTTFKREIRGEASFLRALNYFDLVRTKAYEPGVTVGGFTQGVILRETPTQSSEQATQLKSRASVSEVYNLIESDLRNARDLLSGVGNSRFKANEAAAQALLAQVHLYRKDFDDAASTATAALESAADNLDADLLEKEEYVEAHVGEVMSSAIFSLDMRPEFDGDATSVNESLSSLTHDPSSFNFQLLPTQDLISAHEDGDVRLELYETLPSGNTRINKYTQAVGTYTDNIPVIRAAELLLIRAEARFENENESGALEDVNTLRSARGLSEVSLSGESLIEEILRQKRLELAFEGERFFDLKRRGMDIPKPQVDIPDLSYEDRRILAPIPSTEVQLNDSLKQNPGY; translated from the coding sequence ATGACTTCCTTCCTTGTCGGAGAAAGGTGGGAAGGAGACTCCCTGATCTTCCATGTACATCTTCGCATGCCTTCTACTGACTTTCTCTCAATTCCTATGAGGATAACGCAACTGTCACTTCGAACCGTACTGGTAGGGCTAATTGGCCTTGCCCTGAGTTTTGTTCTCGCATCCTGCGACAACCTGCTAGATGTGAGTCCTCAACAGGAAGTCGAGCCGAGCCAGGCCTTTCAGTCGGAAGGGGGGTTTGAGTCGACCCTGAGTTCAGTCTACGACGATCTCCAAGATCCCGGCTACTATGCACAATTTTATATGTTGTATCCGGAGGCACTGGCCGACAACGCGATTAACCTTTCGGGTGTGGCTCGCTACGACGGTCCTCCTCGAAACGCTGCACGAGAGCACCTGAACCGATGGGGAGCCCATTACGAAAGCATAAACAAAGCCAACGTACTCCTTTCTGAAATTGGGAGCTTTGAGGCTGACACCACATTCAAGCGTGAGATACGCGGAGAAGCATCGTTCCTACGAGCTCTCAATTACTTCGACCTCGTACGGACGAAGGCCTACGAACCCGGCGTGACAGTGGGCGGCTTCACACAAGGGGTCATCCTGCGCGAAACTCCCACACAGTCGTCAGAGCAAGCAACCCAGCTCAAGTCTCGTGCATCAGTTAGTGAGGTCTACAACCTAATTGAGTCGGACCTTCGGAATGCCAGAGACCTCCTGTCTGGGGTAGGGAACAGCCGATTCAAAGCCAACGAAGCGGCTGCTCAAGCTCTACTTGCACAGGTGCATCTGTACAGGAAGGACTTTGACGACGCCGCCAGTACGGCTACAGCGGCGCTGGAGTCTGCTGCGGACAATTTGGACGCTGATCTTCTCGAGAAAGAGGAATACGTTGAGGCACACGTCGGGGAAGTGATGTCCAGTGCCATCTTTTCTTTGGACATGAGGCCAGAGTTTGACGGCGACGCGACCAGCGTGAATGAATCGCTCTCGTCGCTGACTCATGATCCGTCGTCCTTCAACTTCCAGCTCCTTCCGACCCAAGACTTGATCAGTGCGCATGAAGACGGAGATGTGCGTCTGGAGCTTTACGAGACCTTGCCGTCGGGGAACACGCGCATCAACAAGTACACCCAGGCCGTTGGGACTTACACCGATAACATTCCTGTCATCCGGGCTGCGGAGTTGCTTTTGATCCGCGCGGAGGCACGGTTTGAGAATGAAAACGAAAGCGGTGCCCTTGAGGATGTGAACACGCTCCGCTCCGCTCGCGGACTGAGTGAGGTTTCGCTCAGTGGTGAAAGTCTCATAGAAGAGATCCTGAGGCAGAAGCGTCTTGAGCTGGCCTTTGAGGGAGAGCGCTTCTTTGACCTCAAGCGGCGAGGCATGGACATTCCAAAGCCGCAGGTCGACATTCCCGATCTTTCGTACGAGGACCGCCGCATCCTCGCGCCAATTCCTTCTACGGAGGTTCAGCTCAATGATAGCCTTAAGCAGAACCCAGGGTACTAA